The genomic stretch ACGGCGTTGGACAAGCAAATGGTTTGTCTTTTTCTGTGAATGACGGAATTTCGCATCCACCATCGTTACAAAATATTTTTAAAGAGCTTAAACGCGATATTGGAATTGCTCCACCAGAAAGTGGAAATTTAGAACGTTGGGCAAAACAAGGCGTTTTATTATTAAATGCAACATTGACAGTTCGTGCACATGAAGCTGGAAGTCACCAAAAACAAGGTTGGGAAACGTTTACAGACGCTGTGATTAAGATGATTTCCGAGAAAAAGGAAAATGTAGTATTCTTACTTTGGGGCGGATTTGCCAAGAAGAAAGGAGCAAAGGTGGATGCAACGAAACATTATGTATTAACTTCTGGTCATCCATCGCCATTGAGCGCGAATAGAGGTTTTTGGTTTGACAATAAACATTTTAGTCGCTGTAATGATTATTTGGTAAGTAAACGGATTGAAGGAATTCGGTGGTAATCAGAAAGAGTTTAGTATTGAGAAGTGAGTATTGAGGTTAGTTATCGATATCATTTCGTCAAGTTGAACTTGATTTAACTTCGCATAATAATCTATGTAGCGGAAAAATAGACTTCTTAGATTGTTGGATTTTTAGACTTGCTTAGATTTTTTTAGTAGTTTAATTTGTTTTCAAAGTACTTCTCTATACAAAATTTCTGCGAAATTCCACTCGAAGTGACGTTTTTAGACTTGCTTAGAATTTTAGTCATTGAATCCTTTAATCTTTCAATCAAAATAGAAATAAGAAAAGGTTGTAACATTTTAAATGTTACAACCTTTTATATATAATTGGATAGTTTTTCTTAGTAAACTTCTACACAAGAAGCATCTTCTGCAGTTGCAGTCATGATGTAGTTTTCTTTAGCATCATCTGTATCAGCGAAATTAACGCCTTTTCCCATACAGTTAGATCCACAAGAAGCTAAAAATAATCCTGCTGCTGCTAATAATAGTATTGATTTTTTCATAATGATAGTAGTTGTAATGTTAATAATCTGATAAATTAGTTTGGTTTAAGCTAGAAAGTAATGTTTTGCCCTTACTACTTTCTGATAACAAATGTAATACGCCAACTCTTAATTAAATCATTTAATCGTTTACATGTATAATTTCTCGTTAACTTACATAAAATCGTGCTTTTGTGTCGATTCATAGGGGCAAAAGCACCACTCGTCGACATTTATCCCTTTTTAAAAAGGGGAAAAAGCCCCTAAAAAAACAGGTGCTTTTACTTGTATAAATTCTTAATGTGTTGATATACTTGAGTTGGAAGAGAAATTGTGCGCATTAAAAAAACGTTCGATAGAACGCTTCGTCGAAATATGCTATGTTTTCTAGGAGATTTTGTACGTAAGCTGATCATAATCCCACTTTTCTGGAATAATATCTAAATTTAGCAGTTTGTTTTGCACTTTAGTAATGGTTTCTTCATCTATGAGTTCTTGACTCCATTCTGTTAATGATAACCATTCTTGCACATCTTCTAATTGTTGTTCGTAGCGTGTTGCAATCGTTTGATCGATCATTGGAATGTCTTTAAATTCCGAAGTTGTTGCGTTGATGATGTCTAATATTGTCTTCACCGTTTCTTCATCTTCTTCTAGCAATTCTGTTCGTACAGCAATCACAAAACATGGCCAAGGTGTCGGACAATCGGCAATTCTTCTAAAAATCCCTTGATCTACGAGTGGTTTTGTCGTAAAATGTTCCCACATAAAGTAATCACCCTTTCCTTTATTTAAACCATCAATGGCGCCTTCTAAGTTATTAATGACTTCAAAATCTAAGTTTTCTGTGTCCCAACCGTTATTTTCAGCATTGATATACGCCATTAGATGCGAACCTGAACCATATCGACTAATGGCAGCTTCTGTACCTTTTAAATCTTCTATCGTTTTGTATTTTGAATCTGCGGCAACGTGAATTCCCCAAATTAAAGGCGATTGCACAAAGGTTTGTACTATTTTAGAAGGATTTCCATCAATGATATCTTTTATGATTCCTTCCGTAAGAATAACGGCAATGTCAATTTTTTCACTTCGAAGTGCTTTACACATAGCACCAGTTCCGCCAGGATAATCTTTCCATCGCAAACTGATTCCTTCTTTTTCGTAAGCACGTTCTGTAAGTGTAAGATACCAAGCTAAGTTAAAATGTTCAGGAACTCCACCAATATTTATTTTTTTCATTTGATGCTTTTGTATTATGCTAATTTCCCTAAGGTATATTGAATCAATGTATCAACTGTTTCTTTGGGCGTTTTGCTGAATTCTCCAAGTGGTCGGTTTGCAATGATTGCATTCATAGACAGCGAACGATGTCCTAATAAGTTTGCCAATCCGTAAATTCCGGCAGTTTCCATTTCTAAGTTTGTTATTTTTTTATTGTTATGATTGAATGCTGCAAGCTTTTCATTTAGCTGTTCATCTTGAACGTTTAATCGTATTTTTCGACTTTGCGGACCGTAAAATCCACAATTTGTCGCCGTAAAACCTAAAACTGTTTGTTCCGACGAAAATTGGTCGATCAATTCCTGATTTGCTTTCACAACATATGGAAAAGATTTTTTGGGCGACCAATTGGTTTGTTTTACAAATGCTTCTGCCATTTCTTCATCCAATACATGATCGCACTCATAAAAGTGTAATAAACTGTCGAATCCAATAGCAAGTTCGCTAATTAGAAAAGCATCAACAGGAATAGCTGTTTGAATAGAGCCAGAAGTTCCAATGCGAATAATATCAAGCTGTGTGAAGTCTTTTTTTACTTCTCGCGAATTAAAATCTACATTTACAAGCGCATCCAATTCATTGAAAACAATATCAATATTGTCCGTTCCGATTCCTGTGGAAAGTACCGAAATACGTTTTCCGTTCAGCATTCCTGTATGTGTGACAAATTCGCGTTTTGCTTTTTTTAGTTCGATTGAATCAAAATATTTACTAACAGAAGCCACACGATCAGGATCGCCAACGGTAATTATTGTTGTTGCAATGTCTTCAGGTAGAAGGTTTAAGTGGTAAATACTTCCGTCAGGATTTATAATTAATTCAGATGCTGCTATTTTACTCATGTTTTGTAATTAGTTGTTTTGATAGATGATAGCAATATTCATATTTTTTGCAATTGCCATAAATAGTATCATCTTTAAGTTGATCATAAAAGCTTTTCATATGATCCATTGCTAAAAGTCCTTGTCGATTTAAGACTAATCGTTCATTTTCTATTTCGAAGAAAGAAGCTAATTTAGCAATTATTTTTCGGATTTGTAAATCTCCAAACCCATAATATCCTTGATATTGCAAAACGTAACCTGTTAATTGTAAGGTACTCTTTATCTTTTCTTTTTGAATGATTTTGAGAAGATGTGTTTCCAAGACATTTAATCCGTTTGATACAGCAGGAAATCTTTTTAAATGCGCATTGATACAGCTTGATAGATACGGAAAAGAAGATTTTACCGTAACGTATTTTTTAAAGTCTGTATGATCGTTTGTGCAATACAATCGCCATAAGTCATCGGCGAGTCGGATATCTTCTTTTGTAAGCTCAATTCTATTGTCGTATTGTGTTTCTAGTTGTTTGTCAGTAAGTTCTCCCAATCCTTTTAAATTGGGTTCATGCTCTATCCAACCGCTACATACTAAATAAATAGGAGCTTTTATATGCAATTGTTTTAAATGACTTAAAGCAGCAATCATATTTATATGACAAAATAAATCATATTCAAACCATAATACTATGGACGTATATTTCGCGTAATTTGTAGTTAATAAAGGTATTAAGAATGAACTTGTATACGTTTCTTCTGTTGCGTTAAATTGCTGTAAGTAGGAGAGACGTTCGTTTTTAAACGCTTTCGATTTTAAATCATATACAGTTTTTCCTTCGCATAACATTTCACGCCAAACCAATTGATCGTCATGAATATCGATGTCTTCAAGTCGCGAAATTAAAGTATCGCCATTGAGAATATGTAGTGTTTGATGATTCATTTATCCGCCAACACGTTTTACATTGTATCCTTCTTTTTGTAGAATTTGAACAATTTTATCTCTATAATTCCCTTGAATGATAATTTCGTTGTCTTTCACGCTTCCGCCAACGCCACATTTTACCTTTAGTAGTTTGGCTAAAATTTTCAAATCTTCTTCTAAGCCAACAAAACCTTTGACAACGGTTACTACTTTTCCACCACGACCTTTGTTGCTAAAGTGTGCTTCTAAGTATTGTTCTTTCGATGAAAGCGTTTCTTCTGCCTGATTGTTTTCGAGTTCAAAATCATCATCTGTAGAGAATACAAATCCTCCCAAATCGTCTAAACTGCTGAGTTTTTTATTTCCCATAGGTATTGTACACTTATTTAGTGATTCATTTGGTATAAATATGTTATTTCAAAAAATCTTTTAAAGATAACTATTTTTTGTGTGATGAATGTGCTTAATTCCCTGTGTTTTGGAGCGATTGATTTTAAAAAGAGTGTATTTTGAATTTATGAATAGGTAAACTTCTTCATGAAACAATTACAAAGATATTTTTATATTAAAAAGAAAAGTAGTTGCTAAATAGTTCATTTTTAGTTTATTATTTTCATTTTCTTTGCTCGCACAAAGAAAACAGAAACAAAAGAAAGTGCGCTTTTTCCAGAGGTATTTTTAGTTTTTCTATTGAAAACTAAAACCGAATCTATTTTTCTGAATTTTAGTTTCCTAAGCTCTGTTTACTGCATAAAGTAGATTTATCAATGTTTTTCAAATCTTAGAAATTTCAAACGAAAAAAAGCTACTATACTGCGGAAAAAGGGAAAAAGTACTAACAAGACAAATTATCGAATTCAAACAAAAAAAACACCAAAAGCTATTGCGATTAGTGTTTGTATGATTGTTTATATTTTTTTCTTTCGATAGGAATTATTTCTTTACCAATCCAAGTTCAATAAGTCGCTGATTTAAAAATTCGCCAGCAGTAATATCATCAAATTTCTTCGGATTGTCTTTATCAACACAGTTTTCAAGGCAATCTAAAGGCATTTCGCTAATTGGATGCATAAAGAAAGGAATTGAATAGCGTGAGTTTCCCCAAAGTTCTCTTGGTGGATTCACAACTCTGTGTATCGTAGATTTCAACTTATTATTACTGTGACGCGATAACATATCGCCCACATTAATTACTATTTCATCAGGTTCCGCAATTGCGTCTAGCCATTCGCCATCATGACGTTGCACTTGCAAGCCTTTTCCTTGTGATCCCATTAATAAGGTTATCAAATTGATATCTCCATGCGCTGCCGCACGTACAGCATCTTTAGGTTCGCTTGTGATTGGTGGATAGTGAATTGGACGTAAAATACTGTTTCCGTTTTTGATGAAATTGTCAAAATAAAATTCATCCAATCCTAAGTATAAAGACAATGCTCTTAACACATAAACGCCAGTTTTCTCTAGCATTTGATAGGTTTCTTTACCGACAGCATTGAATTTTGGCAATTCCTTGACTTTTACATTATCAGGATATTCTTTTTTTAATTCATCATTATCTTCTACATATTGACCAAAATGCCAGAATTCTTTTAAATCGCCTACTTTTCTACCTTTCGCGCTTTCTTTTCCAAAAGAAACATATCCGCGTTGTCCGCCGATTCCTTCTATTTCATAGCTGCTTTTTGTTTCTAGTGGTAACGAAAAGAATTTTTTGATCTCATCGTATAAATTATCTACTAAAGTATCGCTTAAAAAATGTCCTTTTAAGGCAACAAAACCAATATCTTCATAGGCTTTTCCTATTTCATCAATAAACTTTTGCTTTCTTTTAGGATCATCAGATAAGAAATCAGTAAGATCTACACTTGGGATATTTTTCATTTAATTCAAGTTTAAATTTTTAAGAAACGTGTGGTTTATAGCTAATTCTGTTTGATTATCATAAAACCAATTGTTAATAACTTTATAGCAGTTAAATGCTTGCTTCTACAAATGTAGCTAAAAATTTACGGTTGAAAAAGGAGAGTTATTAACAATTTAAAAAATTAGTAAAATGTATTTTGATGAATCATTTTTTTTAATCAATTTTGAATATATATTTAATGCACTGAAATAATTGCCAACCATAGAACAATCGATGTTATACAAAAAAGGAAATTTGACCAACGAAACGTTGATCTCATTATATAAGAAAATGCTGAAACCGAGAATGATAGAGGAGAAGATGTTAATTCTGCTTCGTCAAGGAAAAATCTCAAAATGGTTCGGCGGAATTGGGCAAGAAGCCATTGCTATTGGCGTAACTTCTGCGCTTACAAAAGACGAATATATTTTACCAATGCACCGTAATTTAGGTGTTTTTACGACGCGAGAAATTCCGTTGTATCGGTTGTTTTCGCAATGGCAAGGAAAAGCTAATGGATTTACAAAAGGGCGCGATCGTAGTTTTCACTTCGGAACACAAGAATTTAATATTGTGGGAATGATTTCACATTTAGGTCCGCAATTAGGCGTTGCAAGTGGAATTGCGTTGGCAAATAAATTAAAAGAAAATAAACACGCTTGTGCTGTATTTACAGGCGAAGGCGGAACAAGTGAAGGCGATTTTCATGAAGCTTTAAATGTTGCTTCTGTGTGGAGTTTGCCTGTATTATTCTGTATTGAAAATAACGGTTACGGACTTTCCACACCAACTTCGGAGCAATATAATTGTGAAAACCTTGCTGATAGAGGCAAAGGTTACGGAATGGAATCTCATATTATTGATGGAAATAATATTTTAGAAGTCTATTCGAAAGTTTCTGAACTTGCCGATAGTATTCGCGAGAATCCAAGACCAATTTTATTGGAATTTAAAACATTTCGCATGCGCGGACATGAAGAAGCAAGTGGCACAAAGTACGTTCCTGATGAATTGATGGATGCTTGGGCAGCGAAAGATCCGATAGATATGTATCGTAATTTTTTAATGTTTGAAGGTTTACTCACAACGCAAATTGATGAAGTTTTTAGAAATGAAATTACGAATGAAATCAACGAAAATTTACAACTTGCTTTTGATGAAGAGAAGATAATTTCTACTAAAACAAAAGAATTAAGTGATGTTTATAAAGAGTCAATATATCAAGAAGTTACATCAACTTCAGAAACAGAAAATATTCGTTTTATAGATGCCATTTCTGAAGGATTAAAACAGTCTATGGAAAAGCATGATGATTTGATTATCATGGGACAAGATATTGCCGAATATGGAGGCGTTTTTAAGATTACGGATACATTTGTAGATCAGTTTGGAAAGGAACGCGTGCGCAATACGCCAATTTGTGAATCAGCAATTGTTGCTGCTGCATATGGACTTTCTATAAACGGAATAAAATCTGTTGTGGAAATGCAATTTGCTGATTTCGTTTCGAGCGGATTCAACCCAATTGTAAATTTATTAGCAAAATCACAGTATCGCTGGAATGAGAATGCAGCTGTTGTGATACGAATGCCTTGTGGCGCAGGCGTTGGCGCAGGACCATTTCATTCGCAAACGAACGAAGCTTGGTTTACTAAAACGCCAGGATTAAAAGTGGTGTATCCAGCATTTCCGTATGATGCAAAAGGATTGTTGGCAACAGCTATAAACGATCCAAATCCTGTGTTATTCTTCGAACACAAAGCGTTATATAGAAGTATTCGTCAAGATGTTCCAACGGATTATTACACATTACCTTTAGGAAAAGCTTCTTTGTTGAAAGAAGGAAACGATATAACGATTATAACGTATGGAGCCGCTGTACATTGGGCTTTAGAAACGTTAGACAAGAATCCTGAAATCTCTGCGGATTTGATTGATTTACGTTCGTTACAACCATTAGATACTGAAGCTATTTATACTTCAGTCAAGAAAACAGGAAAGGCGATCATTTTACAGGAAGATTCTTTGTTTGGAAGTATTTCGAGTGATATTTCAGCTATGATTATGGAAAATTGCTTTGAATACCTTGACGCGCCTGTAAAACGTCTGGCAAGCATGGAAACGCCAATTCCGTTTGAACAAGGATTAGAGCAACAGTATTTAGCGAAGAATGAGTTTGAAGCGGCTCTTTTAGACTTGTTGGAGTACTAGACGCGCTTTGCTTTTGGAAACGGCTTTGCCTTTGGTATCGCTTCGCTCTTGGTATTTTGGTATGTGATTTTTTGGCGTAATAGACAAAATGGTTGCTAAAAACCCTGTTAGAGCTTATATTAACTAGCTTTGGAGCAAATCAAAGGTTTTGAATAAAAAAAATGCACTTATTGTAACAGCTCCATAACCAAAAAGTATGGAGTCAGAAACGGAAAACAACGATATAAATGTCTAGCCTGTGGCAGGTTTTTTAAAGGCGGTAAATTTATAATTCCAGCTATAATCTGGGATGAATACAGCAAAGGCAAACAGACTTATTTTCAGCTTGCTCAAAAGTATGGATGCTCTAAGAGAACCATCCAGCGTAAAATAGACTTGCACATTGTTTCTATACCTGAGAAAATACCCAAAAAAGTTATCGTTTTAATGGACACAACCTATTGGGGTAGAAGTTTTGGATTGATGTTATTTAAGGATGCCCATACTAAGGAAAATCTACTTTGGTATTATGTACGTTCGGAAACAAACGCACTCTATTTACAAGGCGTCAATCACCTCAAATCAAAAGGATATACCATAGTTGCAATTGTCTGTGATGGAAGAAAAGGACTTATACGTGTATTCAAGGATTTACCTGTACAGCTTTGCCAGTTTCATCAGGTTGCAACTATACGAAGGTACATAACCAAAAATCCAAAAATGTCTGCCTCTATTGAGCTTAAGGAACTTGTGAGCCTATTAAAGCAGACAGATAGAGAATCTTTTGAAGGTGGTTTAACGTTATGGTTTTTGAAATGGGAACTCTTCTTAAATGAGCGTACAACAAACCCAGAGACTGGGAAAAGTCATTATACTCATAAAAGATTGAGAAGTGCTTATAGGAGCCTAAATACAAACATGAAATGGTTATTTACTTGGTATGATAATTACGAGTTGAATATACCTAACACAACGAATATGATTGATGGACATTTTTCAGATTTGAAGAACAAATTAAGAAACCATAATGGCTTGACAAAACAAAGAAAAATCAAGTTTATAAATGAGTTTTTAAAGGCATAATGCCCTCTAAAAAGATATAAAAAAGGAAGCCTAGAAAGGCTTCTTAAATCGACTTTTTTGTCGGGCATCCAATGTATCCCTATCGGGTTGCTCTCCAGCAGAGCCCGTTTCTGTTTTGTTGGATAATGTGAAGATATTAACTACTGTTGAAAATAAAAAAAATAGCCCTAAAAAACAGCAACCGTTTTGTCCACATGAAAAAGATTACATTAAATTAGCAACCATTTTGTCTATTACATCGATTTTTTCACATATTAGATAAACTTTTAAACTGAAATTTTGATCTTGGAATGTTAAACTCGCTCTGCTTTTAGTATCGCTGACGCTGTTGGCTTGCTCGATTTTTTTCTTTACACGTCACTGCGAGAAGCGAGAGAGACGTAGCAGTCTTTTGCTTTGTAAACAAATTGCTGCAGAAATTCATCGATCAAATTAAAAAAAATATATAATGCAAAAGATTTTTATCAAAATTACTATTCTATTATTTTTAGTTTCATTTCAAGTACATTCTGGAGAAACATCTTTTGATCAGTATACGTATCTCGCACAGAATATTGATATTTCAACGCATCAAAATAAAAAATTCAAATTATCTGTGAGTGTGCGAAAGGAAGTTCCCGAAGAAAAGGAATCAACACACTTATTTGTTAGTATAATAGATGATTCAGAGAGTCAAAATTCTTTGCAATACAAAACCTCTGGTAATAAGCAACTCATAAAGCAAAAATGGAGCAAATTTACAATTGAAGATACGATAGATGTAACTGCAAAAAAAATCGGGTTTGGTTTAATGTGCATGGATAGTGGGAAAATTTTCTTTGATGATTTTAAGTTAGAAATTCAAAATGAAGATGGAACTTGGGAACAATTACAACTTAAAAACCCTGATTTTGAAGAGAATTTTGAAAATAAAGAACCGATTTGGGGAAATGAACACATTAAATCAAATAAAAATTTCACAACGCTAATTACTAATGAAAACCCTCATAGTGGCAACTACTGTTTGGTAATTGAAGGAAAAAACATTTATGGAAAAAGTGAAGAAAACGGCGATTTTGTGGCTGTAAATGGAGTGAAATTGTATTATGAAATTTACGGAGAAGGAAAACCATTGTTATTGCTACATGGATCAGGACAATCTATAAGTGCTTTTACAAGTCAAATTGACTTCTTTTCCAAGCATTATAAAGTAATTGCGCTCGATAGTAGAGGCAGAGGAAGATCTACGGATAACGATGAAGAACTAACGTACGTAAACCAAGCAAAAGATGTAAACGATTTTTTAGATGAATTGCATTTGGATTCGGTTTCTATTATTGGTTGGAGTGATGGCGGAATTATAGGATTAATTATGGCAATGAAATATCCTGAAAAAGTCAATAAATTAGTGGCAATGGGCGCAAATATTTATCCAGATGGCTTATTAGCTGAGCGATTACAATTGCATAAAGAAACTGTAAAGAAGCTTGAAATGGATGAAAAAAATACAAACACCATCAATTATAAGCTGTTTAAACTAATGGTTGATTATCCACAGTTAAAATTTGATGATCTTAAAAGTATTACTTCGCCAACATTGATTATGGCAGGAGATCATGATCTTATAAAAGACATGCATACCGTAAAAATTTTTCAAGCAATTCCCAATGCAAACCTTGCGATATTTCCCGGTGAAACGCATTGGTTTCCTGCATCGAACTCAAAATTATTCAATAGTACTGTGTTTGATTTTTTACAGAAAGAATTTAAAAAGCCGAAGCGATTCTAAATTCTCAATTTTTCAACTACTTATTCTATAAATTCATCAAATATAAAACCAAGTCATCGCTAGATTTTAGACCAAGCTTTTTACGTACACGGCCACGAATTCCTTGTACAGTTCGGTGTGAGATTCCTAACATGATGGCAATTTCTTTGGAAGTAAGATTCATTCGGATGTACGCGCAATAGCGAATGTCTTTTGTAGTTAAATTTGGAGCTAATTCGTTTAATTTTTGAAAGAATCCTTCGTGAACTTTATCAAAGTGGAGTTTAAAATTTGTCCAATCTTCACTTTTGTTGAGTTGTTCTTGAAGATTTTCTTTTAATTCATCATTTGATCGATCAATGTTATCAATAACTTCCGTAAGTAATTGCGCTTTTTCATATTGATGCAAAAATAAATCTGCCAATTCTTTATTTTTTAATTGAACTTCATGTTCTAGATTTTCAATTTCTATTTGACTAATTTTATTTTCTTTAGCTGTTAATTCTGTTGCAATTTTGGATGATTTCAATTTTGCTTTAGAGTAGAATAGTAGGAACACCAAGGCAAGTATCAATATCAACGCAGTTAGTAAAATAGTCCAAGTCAGTAATTTTGAATATTCTTCATTTTTCTTTGCTGTTGTAATTTCTAAATCTTTTTTATCAATTTCGTAAGATATTTTTAACGTATTTAACTGTCTACTAGCTTCTTCGTTAAAAACAGAGTCATTCATGTCTGCATACTGTTTATAGTATTCAAGTCCTTTGGCATGATTTCCTTTCGTTTCTTCTAGTTCAGATAAGGCTTCAAATATTTGAGCTTGCGTGTCTAAATCGTTTGCTTTTTGTGTGAGTACAAGTGCTTTTTGTAAGTAGTCTTCTGCTTTTTTAAATTCTTTTTTTTTGGTGTAAATTAATCCTGCGTTGAGGCTCGTTTCAATAATATCACGGGAATCTACTAATCGTTCTTCTACTTTCCCTACAGAATCTACTTTTTCAATGTACTTTAACGCGTTGTCATATTCATCTACTTCATAATAATAATCAGACATAACAGCATACGCATATATCACATGTTGAAGGTCTTGACTTTCAAGTGCAAGCTTTATTCCATTTAAAATATATTTTTTAGCTTTTTTATAATCATTCACAGCCATAAATGCTGAACTCAACTCAATGTTAGATTTCGCTTCGACTGACTTGTGATAAATTGAATATTTATGAGCTAATAATAAGAATTCAATTTGTGGCGTAATAGACAAAATGGTTGCTAAAAACCCTGTTAGAGCTTATATTAACTAGCTTTGGAGCAAATCAAAGGTTTTGAATAAAAAAAATGCACTTATTGTAACAGCTCCATAACCAAAAAGTATGGAGTCAGAAACGGAAAACAACGATATAAATGTCTAGCCTGTGGCAGGTTTTTTAAAGGCGGTAAATTTATAATTCCAGCTATAATCTGGGATGAATACAGCAAAGGCAAACAGACTTATTTTCAGCTTGCTCAAAAGTATGGATGCTCTAAGAGAACCATCCAGCGTAAAATAGACTTGCACATTGTTTCTATACCTGAGAAAATACCCAAAAAAGTTATCGTTTTAATGGACACAACCTATTGGGGTAGAAGTTTTGGATTGATGTTATTTAAGGATGCCCATACTAAGGAAAATCTACTTTGGTATTATGTACGTTCGGAAACAAACGCACTCTATTTACAAGGCGTCAATCACCTCAAATCAAAAGGATATACCATAGTTGCAATTGTCTGTGATGGAAGAAAAGGACTTATACGTGTATTCAAGGATTTACCTGTACAGCTTTGCCAGTTTCATCAGGTTGCAACTATACGAAGGTACATAACCAAAAATCCAAAAATGTCTGCCTCTATTGAGCTTAAGGAACTTGTGAGCCTATTAAAGCAGACAGATAGAGAATCTTTTGAAGGTGGTTTAACGTTATGGTTTTTGAAATGGGAACTCTTCTTAAATGAGCGTACAACAAACCCAGAGACTGGGAAAAGTCATTATACTCATAAAAGATTGAGAAGTGCTTATAGGAGCCTAAATACAAACATGAAATGGTTATTTACTTGGTATGATAATTACGAGTTGAATATACCTAACACAACGAATATGATTGATGGACATTTTTCAGATTTGAAGAACAAATTAAGAAACCATAATGGCTTGACAAAACAAAGAAAA from Kordia antarctica encodes the following:
- a CDS encoding uracil-DNA glycosylase — translated: MIIKIDESWKFHLNDEFEKPYFKELLTFVKSEYTQNQCFPKGTAIFAAFDQCPFHRLKVVIIGQDPYHGVGQANGLSFSVNDGISHPPSLQNIFKELKRDIGIAPPESGNLERWAKQGVLLLNATLTVRAHEAGSHQKQGWETFTDAVIKMISEKKENVVFLLWGGFAKKKGAKVDATKHYVLTSGHPSPLSANRGFWFDNKHFSRCNDYLVSKRIEGIRW
- a CDS encoding substrate-binding domain-containing protein, giving the protein MKKINIGGVPEHFNLAWYLTLTERAYEKEGISLRWKDYPGGTGAMCKALRSEKIDIAVILTEGIIKDIIDGNPSKIVQTFVQSPLIWGIHVAADSKYKTIEDLKGTEAAISRYGSGSHLMAYINAENNGWDTENLDFEVINNLEGAIDGLNKGKGDYFMWEHFTTKPLVDQGIFRRIADCPTPWPCFVIAVRTELLEEDEETVKTILDIINATTSEFKDIPMIDQTIATRYEQQLEDVQEWLSLTEWSQELIDEETITKVQNKLLNLDIIPEKWDYDQLTYKIS
- a CDS encoding nucleoside phosphorylase, with protein sequence MSKIAASELIINPDGSIYHLNLLPEDIATTIITVGDPDRVASVSKYFDSIELKKAKREFVTHTGMLNGKRISVLSTGIGTDNIDIVFNELDALVNVDFNSREVKKDFTQLDIIRIGTSGSIQTAIPVDAFLISELAIGFDSLLHFYECDHVLDEEMAEAFVKQTNWSPKKSFPYVVKANQELIDQFSSEQTVLGFTATNCGFYGPQSRKIRLNVQDEQLNEKLAAFNHNNKKITNLEMETAGIYGLANLLGHRSLSMNAIIANRPLGEFSKTPKETVDTLIQYTLGKLA
- a CDS encoding DUF1835 domain-containing protein; the protein is MNHQTLHILNGDTLISRLEDIDIHDDQLVWREMLCEGKTVYDLKSKAFKNERLSYLQQFNATEETYTSSFLIPLLTTNYAKYTSIVLWFEYDLFCHINMIAALSHLKQLHIKAPIYLVCSGWIEHEPNLKGLGELTDKQLETQYDNRIELTKEDIRLADDLWRLYCTNDHTDFKKYVTVKSSFPYLSSCINAHLKRFPAVSNGLNVLETHLLKIIQKEKIKSTLQLTGYVLQYQGYYGFGDLQIRKIIAKLASFFEIENERLVLNRQGLLAMDHMKSFYDQLKDDTIYGNCKKYEYCYHLSKQLITKHE
- a CDS encoding translation initiation factor; translation: MGNKKLSSLDDLGGFVFSTDDDFELENNQAEETLSSKEQYLEAHFSNKGRGGKVVTVVKGFVGLEEDLKILAKLLKVKCGVGGSVKDNEIIIQGNYRDKIVQILQKEGYNVKRVGG
- a CDS encoding isopenicillin N synthase family dioxygenase; the encoded protein is MKNIPSVDLTDFLSDDPKRKQKFIDEIGKAYEDIGFVALKGHFLSDTLVDNLYDEIKKFFSLPLETKSSYEIEGIGGQRGYVSFGKESAKGRKVGDLKEFWHFGQYVEDNDELKKEYPDNVKVKELPKFNAVGKETYQMLEKTGVYVLRALSLYLGLDEFYFDNFIKNGNSILRPIHYPPITSEPKDAVRAAAHGDINLITLLMGSQGKGLQVQRHDGEWLDAIAEPDEIVINVGDMLSRHSNNKLKSTIHRVVNPPRELWGNSRYSIPFFMHPISEMPLDCLENCVDKDNPKKFDDITAGEFLNQRLIELGLVKK
- a CDS encoding alpha-ketoacid dehydrogenase subunit alpha/beta, with protein sequence MLYKKGNLTNETLISLYKKMLKPRMIEEKMLILLRQGKISKWFGGIGQEAIAIGVTSALTKDEYILPMHRNLGVFTTREIPLYRLFSQWQGKANGFTKGRDRSFHFGTQEFNIVGMISHLGPQLGVASGIALANKLKENKHACAVFTGEGGTSEGDFHEALNVASVWSLPVLFCIENNGYGLSTPTSEQYNCENLADRGKGYGMESHIIDGNNILEVYSKVSELADSIRENPRPILLEFKTFRMRGHEEASGTKYVPDELMDAWAAKDPIDMYRNFLMFEGLLTTQIDEVFRNEITNEINENLQLAFDEEKIISTKTKELSDVYKESIYQEVTSTSETENIRFIDAISEGLKQSMEKHDDLIIMGQDIAEYGGVFKITDTFVDQFGKERVRNTPICESAIVAAAYGLSINGIKSVVEMQFADFVSSGFNPIVNLLAKSQYRWNENAAVVIRMPCGAGVGAGPFHSQTNEAWFTKTPGLKVVYPAFPYDAKGLLATAINDPNPVLFFEHKALYRSIRQDVPTDYYTLPLGKASLLKEGNDITIITYGAAVHWALETLDKNPEISADLIDLRSLQPLDTEAIYTSVKKTGKAIILQEDSLFGSISSDISAMIMENCFEYLDAPVKRLASMETPIPFEQGLEQQYLAKNEFEAALLDLLEY